The sequence CAAGGAGGCTGTGGGGAATGAGTGAAGAGAAAATGACGGCGACCGGCCGCCGTGGCGGCAGTCGGCGAGGATTCCTCGCCAAGCTCGGTGCCGCCGGTCTGGTGGCGTCGGGAGCCGTCTTCGCCCGCTCGACGCCGGCCATGGCCGGTAACTACCAGTGCTGCAACCTCGTGTACGTCCCGCCGAACATCTCGTACTCGACGTGCAGCTCGGCCACCTACAAGTACATCTGGTACTGCTCGGTCAACGCCTACCTGCACTGCAGTTGCTGCGAGAAGAAGACCAGCTCCGGCAGCATCACCGGCTCCGCTGCCCACTGCCAGTACAACTGAGCCCACCAATGGTCGTCTGGCTCGTCGTCGGCATCGCGGGAGCGGTGCTGCAGATTCTCAGTCCTTGAGGCCTCTCCATGGCTGGGGTCGCCAGCCCAATGTTGAGGCGGAACGTCGCTGAAGGACTTCGGTTTCTGATGGGCCTCGCGGTCGGCGGACTCGTCGCCGGACTGGTTCTCGCCATTCCGGCGTACCTGGTCGGATCGGCGGTCGGGCAACTGGTCCCCGAGGAAGGGCGGGTCGCGGCCCTCGTCGCGCTCGCAGTGCTGTTCGGCACTCTGGATCTGCTCGACCGGACGCCGCACATCTGGCGACAGGTGCCGCAGCGGCTGGTCCGGACCCTGCCGGCCGGGACCCTCGGGACGGTGTGGGGGATCGACCTGGGTCTCCTGTTCACCACGCAGAAGACCACGTCGTTGATCTGGTTGGCCACGGCAGGTGTCGTGTTCGTCGCACCCGGGTCCGCGCCGCTGGTGCTCGTCGGGATGGCCCTCACCGTGACCCTCCTGGTCACCCTCTGGAGCCTGACCAGGAAGGCCGCCGAAATCGAGGAAAGGAGTGATCGGGTATGGGTAACCCGGGTTCGACGGGTCTCCGGAGCGGCGATGCTGCTGCTGGCGGTGGTGCTCGCCGTGGCCGCAGTTTCTCCATGACCGCCACTCTGGAACCCGATCCGGCCCAGGGGCAGGTGGTGATCACCAGGTTCCACTGTGGTGACCTGGCGCGCCTGCTGCTCGTTCTGATGCTGCACATCCGAGTGAAGCGGGATGTGCGCCGCCACGCCAGCGGCTTCCTCGGCATCAAGTTGCTCGTGGAGTGGCGGCAGCGGACGGTGTGGAGCATCTCGCTCTGGCGGGATCTCGACAGCGTCTACTCGATGGGCGCCGTGTCCAGGCACGTCGCTGCGTCGCGAGTGCCCGCGAAGCTCGGCGTCTCCACCAGTTGCGACATCTTCTGCCACGTCGGCGAGTGGACCCGGGTCATGTTCGGCGGTGCCGAGCGTCGGTCCGGACCCGGCAGCCGCACCGGAGAGTGATGTCCAGGCTCATGTGAAACACAGATTTCTGCTAACGGGAGGAGTCCCACCATGGCGTTGCCAACCGACCGTGGCGTCGTCGTCATCGACGTCGAGGACGACGGCACGAGCACCGTCCGGATCTGTGCGGAGGTCGTCAACGGCGCACCCGTCGACGTCTTCGCCGAGCACCACGGTGCCGTCCACGTCCGCGTGCACAACGACGTCCCGATGTACACCCAGGGACGGCGCCGCATCTCCAAGCGGATCGCCGAGGTCTTCGACGACAACGGCACGATCAACGTCAGCCGGGTCCGAGGCGCGGCCTGACCCGCTTGTCGGACGGCGTGAGGTGGGCCGGTCCTGTCGGCGGTCCACCTCACGGTCCTCGCCTCGTCCCGCCCCACGCCTCGCGTGACCCACGCCAGGCCGCGCCCCCGTCAGCGGGCGGAAAGCGGGGCTACCCGCGCGTCCGTGAGGGCTAGCAGGTCCGCCGGGGCGAGCTGCAGTTGGAGGCCGCGCCGGCCCGCCGAGACGTAGACCGTGGGGTGGTCCAGCACCGAGGAGTCGAGCACCGTGGGCAGGCGCTTGCGCTGGCCCAGTGGGCTGATCCCGCCGCGGACGTACCCGGTGGCCCGCTCGGCGACCGCCCGATCGGCGAGCGCCGCCCGCTTGCCGCCCACGGCCGCGGCGAGCGCCTTCAGGTCCAGTTCCCCGGTGACCGGTACGACCGCCACGACGAGGGCGCCGTCGACCTCGGTGACCAGCGACTTGAACACCCGCTCCGCGGGTACGCCGAGCGCTTCGGCGACCAGGGCACCGTAGTTCGGCGCGTCGGCGCTCACGTCGTACGAGTGGGTGCTGTGCGCGATCTTCCGCTTCGCCAGCAGTGCCGTCGCCGGTGTGCCCTGTCCCGCCACGATCGACAACCTAGTGCCGCACCGGCCGGCACACCAGCACGGTGGGCGCCCCGGCG comes from Micromonospora viridifaciens and encodes:
- the ybaK gene encoding Cys-tRNA(Pro) deacylase, translated to MAGQGTPATALLAKRKIAHSTHSYDVSADAPNYGALVAEALGVPAERVFKSLVTEVDGALVVAVVPVTGELDLKALAAAVGGKRAALADRAVAERATGYVRGGISPLGQRKRLPTVLDSSVLDHPTVYVSAGRRGLQLQLAPADLLALTDARVAPLSAR